Part of the Leptodactylus fuscus isolate aLepFus1 chromosome 6, aLepFus1.hap2, whole genome shotgun sequence genome, gttggcactagtgcagtctgtatggtggggagcagggggctggcactagtgcagtctgtatggtggggagcagggggttggcactagtgcagtctgtatggcggggagcagggggttggcactagtgcagtctgtatggtggggagcagggggctggcactagtgcagtctgtatggtggggagcagggggttggcactagtgcagtctgtatggcgGGGAGCGGTgggttggcactagtgcagtctgtatggtggggagcagggggttggcactagtgcagtctgtatggtgaGGATCAGGGGGCTGGCACTTTGCCTTGAAGGGGAAGAATGAATTTCCTGTTGATATAAGTTTTCACTGACATTTAGAATCTGATGTCACGGCCGAGTTTCTTTATATTGGGAAATTATCTGGGGAAGAGATTGAGAAAGCAAAGCTCCTGAGAAATGAGAAGAAGAAGCAGCTCCTCAAGATCCCCAGGTAAGTGCTagatgtatatacaatgtatcctctggggggggggggggagtaaggaGACCCCGAGACCTTCTGTCCTGTACAAGTTACTCTCCTGCTGTATCATGTACAGTTATTACAGCGTTACTGAGATGACacaatgttatggtcactatggTCATAGGTTCTGCCAAGTGTCAGCTCTGCTGTAATGGTCATTTATCTGACAGCCCGGACCTGTCTATAGTCTGCTTAAAGGGGGAAACCATTGTAAATAATCTGTCATTTCTGTGTAATGTGACTGGTCTGCAATGGCCGTCGTACTACTGctcctgatgatgatgatgatgatgatgatgatatgcCTCAGCCTGGCCATAGGGTGTGTGATCCCCCCTATCAGTAACGTGAATATTTTACCATTGATCTTGTGAAGGTGATGATAGTCTCTCACCACCACCACAAGGAGAGATAGGCTGCTCCATGGCTCGGTGACTCTTAGAGTTTTCTTAATATCAGGAGGAAACAAGTAGTTTATTTGTTGCCCCTATAGTTACCATAACTTATAGGGggcaataaaaagtagcctgacTATTTGGCCGATAGCCACACTAGGATATACCCTACTGTCCTATAGACCTTCTCCCCCTACATATATGGCCACCTGATTGACTATAGGTGACCATGCGTATAAATATggaatataaagattgagtcttcaggagctgatacctttttaatggctaacaaagaTGATGTTATATTGCAAGCTttggagactactaggtctcttcctTAGGCATCGTATGACACCACCACGTCCCGGGCcgactatcgcttcattgatgatatcctgatCCTTTGGACTGGGTCTCAACAAcaactgaaaaccttccatgaacatttcaatcagttccatcccaccatcaacctgactttgaacaactcctttacagaaataaatttcctggacacagtcatcaagttACAGAGTAACAAAGTAGAGACATTGCGGTATCGGAAGCCAATTGACCACCCAAAcaacctaagatgggatagctttcatcccaatcacataaagaactccattgtctacagccaggccatcagataccatcgcatatgttcagaccctgtagatagagacaaacacctgggTGACCCTAACAATACATTCTTGagacagggttaccatccaagaacaattgaacaTCAAATATCCCGGGCCATGAGAATACCAAGAtctgatttattaaaatacaataccaaacaggaaaacaatcgggtgcccctggtcagcACGTACAACCCCCACCTGGTGATGCCGAGAGGAATCACCCGCAAACGAAATCAACTATTACAAAAAGACATATGACATTGGGTAATTTTAGAATATTGCACCGGCTCTAATGTAGAAAAAAGTCTGACCTGCTAAACAAACAGTGCGAGCGTTCTATGATAATGGCGGGGTGCACAACAACTCTACTGGTGACAGGGGCCACACTTCCATTGTCCATCATACTTGGTGGGGTCACTGCTTCTCTCATGTAAATTCTCTGCACCTCACAGCACTGTGTCATACTCTCCACCATTATGGCACCAAGTGCCCCAGTTATATCCACTTGGTGCCCAAAACCAATCACTTCCTACATTCCACCAACAGCTTCTTAGTACAGTGCCCATCTAGGGACCAGGGGACATCCCTTAGATCAGATCTCACTCATTTACAGTTATTTTTCCTCACAGTTGCTGAACGGTATTGATGGTCTTACCTTCTGCGACTTTGATACTCCGCACTTCTGAAATTCCTTTAGGAGCTCCATGTCGTTTCTCTAAGGTAATACCACAATCTATTTTCTAAGCACTAATATTCTATGTTGTTGTTCTAGGACCATAGAAAATTCCAGCAGTTTACAAAATTCATCTGAAAGGATGGAAAACTCTACTATAGATGACAGTGATGGAAAACAGTCTTACAGGAACCACATCATCATCTCCTATACGGTGGTTCTCGCAGTGACTCTTCTTCTGGGGATCACAGGGAATGGTCTGGTCATCTGGTTCGGCATCttcaggatgaagaagacagtcAGCCTGGTCTGGTTTCTCAATTTGGCTGTAGCGGATTttatctttgcactttttctaaCTTTGTTAATCGCGTACCATGTTCTAGCTTATTGGCCATTTGGAGGTTTCCTGTGTAAGTTAAATATATTCATTTACTACATCATTAAGCCAATCATTGCCCTCCAGCTCGCGGTCCTGAGTGTAGACCGATGTGTCCGCGTCGCCTTCCCTCAGTGGTGCCAAAACCACCGGACTAAAAGATCGGCTCTCATCATGGTCCTGATCATTTGGATCTTTTCTTCTCCGTCTTCTCTGATGTTCTCCATCTACTCAGACACATACAATTATTATTGCAACTTTGGACATCCTTATATCATGAACTTACATGCGATTATTAGATTTGTTTTCTTCTTTCTTGCTCCCTTCCTTGTTACTCTCTGCAGTTACATAGGGATCACCTTGTACAGTCTCATAAAAAAAGTCCCTCTATGTTCTAGGTCTGTTACCGTCCCCCTGGCTGTTTCCATTATCTTCTTTGTCTGTTACTGTCCCACCagtggattttttttgttgcaggaaaTGCATGCTATGAATTATTACTATGTAGGAAAATTCATAGAAATTTCTGCATGCTTACTAATTATCAGCAGCTGCATTAACCCCATCATCTACGTCCTCGCTGGATGGGAAGTCAAAGACAATTTCTGCAGCTCCTTCCAGGCGATGTTGGAGAAGGCATTTGCAGAAGATGATGTCTATGTAGGTTTAAGTAATAGAGAAGACAGAACAGTTTATCTGAATTTAGAGGGATTGTCCCATTAGGGATCACCCATCTCGGGACAGCCCTATAAGCAGATATATTTGGCATTGTACCGGTGAGGGTGGTGACTGCCGCCATCTTGGCCGTGGGCTCCAACTATCTATCACAGGCTGTCTGTAATGATTGTGTAGATGTAAGACAGAGAGGTGAGTCTACAGGCTTACTGCCGGCCCAGGAGATTGTTCTGTTGTACTAAGTAGCATTACACAGTATATCACATGTATTCTTACAGCCTGACATGTCTAGTATAGTAAGCCAGCGACACAATGTCACAGGATAGAATAGATTGCAGATATTTAACCCTTCTTTCTATATCTTTGTGCTTCACTGTATCACTTCTAGTATCATGGAAATAaaaactattcatttatgacGATGTAAAGATTACAGACATATAGAAGTGTCCTCATCTGTCCATCTCTGGTCTGAGTAAAGGGTCCGGATTGTCCTGAAGCCAATTCTACGTAATATCAGGACTTACTAACAAAAGGGATTATTattggaagcttttttttttaaaaaaaaaaaaacaattctcaatgacttttcataatattcacagccacaaatttgccTTCCAAATAACAATAAACCCCTGgaacctcctaggaacctatctataaaacatagtgtagaatactcttaggactcctaggaacctatctataaaacatagtgtagaatactcttaggactcctaggaacctatctataaaacatagtgtagaatactcttaggactcctaggaacctatctataaaacatagtgtagaatactcttaggactcctaggaacctatctataaaacatagtgtagaatactcttaggactcctaggaacctatctataatacatagtgtagaatactcttaggactcctaggaactagagatgagcgaacagtgttctatcgaactcatgttcgatcggatattaggctgttcggcatgttcgaatcgaatcgaacaccgcgtggtaaagtgcgccattactcgattcccctcccaccttccctggcgccttttttgctccaataacagcgcagggtaggtgggacaggaactacgacaccggtgacgttgagaaaagtaggcaaaacccattggctgccgaaaacatgtgacctctaatttaaaagaacagcgccgcccaggttcgcgtcattctgagcttgcaattcaccgaggacggaggtttccatccagttagctagggcttagattctgggtaggcagggacaggctaggataggaaggagaagacaaccacaacagctcttgtaagagctaaattccagggagaagcttgtcagtgtaacgtggcactgacgggctcaatcgccgcaacccagctttcccaggatcctgaatggaatacactgtcagtgtattcccgtatacccgatatataccccgatacccgttccaacggtgtgcccccccaccttcaccccagaaataccctgcaagtcccctagcaatagaattggggctatatacacccactatttttgctactgccatatagtgccattgtctgactgggaattcaaagaatatattggggttacgtgcacccacaatttttactactggtatacagtgccattgtctgactgggaattcaaagaatatattggggttacgtgcacccactatttttgctactgccatatagtgccagtttctgactggtaattcaaagaatatattgtggttacgtgcacccacaatttttactactggtatatagtg contains:
- the LOC142210193 gene encoding chemerin-like receptor 2 translates to MEAPGTERSSGMEAPGTKRSTGMAAPGTERSIGMEAPGTERSTGMESPGTERSSGMEAPGTERSTGMAAPGTDRSTGMEAPGTERSTGMEAPGTERSTGMEAPGTERYTGMEAPGTERSTGMEAPGTERSTESDVTAEFLYIGKLSGEEIEKAKLLRNEKKKQLLKIPRTIENSSSLQNSSERMENSTIDDSDGKQSYRNHIIISYTVVLAVTLLLGITGNGLVIWFGIFRMKKTVSLVWFLNLAVADFIFALFLTLLIAYHVLAYWPFGGFLCKLNIFIYYIIKPIIALQLAVLSVDRCVRVAFPQWCQNHRTKRSALIMVLIIWIFSSPSSLMFSIYSDTYNYYCNFGHPYIMNLHAIIRFVFFFLAPFLVTLCSYIGITLYSLIKKVPLCSRSVTVPLAVSIIFFVCYCPTSGFFLLQEMHAMNYYYVGKFIEISACLLIISSCINPIIYVLAGWEVKDNFCSSFQAMLEKAFAEDDVYVGLSNREDRTVYLNLEGLSH